In Mycolicibacterium nivoides, the DNA window GCGCCAGGAGGCCGCCGAATTGCGCGCCTTGGCCGACAAGGCCACGGATCCGCTTCTGATCGGTCTGCTGCGGGCCCAGTCTCGGTACGTGGACAACTACGCCACCAAACTGCCGAAGTTCGAGCCGGCAGACCATGCGAACTGGACCGCGGCCGGCGCGATGGACGCCGCGGTGAAGGCGGCTTGCTCAACCCCACGTTGAGTGCCCTCGTTCCGGTATCTGGTGGGGCACTAGGGGATGAGTGCCCCACCAGAAATCGGTTCGGTTACATCGGAATCCAACGATCGAGGAACCAGAAACCCCAACCGCGGCCGTCGGCGGCCTGCATCGGGGTCACCCGCTGGCCATTCCACTCGAACGGTTGATGATCACGACGCGCCGCGTCGATGCCGCGACCGTGCCAGTCGTCGGGCCGGAAGTCACGGTCGTCGTGGCGGTCGCATTGCTGCGCACCCGGACGGTCGCAACCAGGGCCCGGGTCGGCGCCTGCGGTGCCGATGCCCAGCCCCAGCAACCCGGCCACGCCTATTCCTGCCGCCATCGCCGATATGCCCACGGATTTTTTGAAACGCATTGCTTTACTCCGTTTCTGATCAGTGCGACGACGGTGCCGCACGGAGAGCAAAGCTATTTCGGCGGGTTGTGTTTGCCCTGTGTTGACCATAGGCACGTGCTGTGCGGTCGGTAACGAGATGAAAACTGCTAGGACTCAGTGATATTGAGTGCCGACAGCGCACTTCAGATGCGTCCCGGCGTACCGTCGCGGCGACGCACCGACGACGAGGATGAGACGGCGGATTCAACGAGGTCAACCCGCCAATCGGAGCAGTGGCTGAGGATCTCATCAAAGTCGACGCGGCCTTCGTTACGCGCCAAGGCATTTCCCAGGAACAATCGACGGTGCCAACGCTCATACCGGTCCCGACTGCCGGGGACCCGTACTCACCAGGTCAGATTGTGCTTTTCGAAGTGGCGAGCCAGCGCCTCCATGTACTCGTCCCCGTAGAAGGGCCCACGGGCGCCGATCGCCTTTTCCAGGAAAGGACCGTATTCCTCGTCGTTGACGTAGGTCGACCAGTGGGTGATCTGGCCGTCGTCGTTGGTGTCGATGAAGCTGATCGAGTAGAAGCCCATCGTCTCACCCTCGGCTGTCGTGCCCTCCCAGCGGTAGCGCATGACGAGGCCGTTCTCGGCGGGCCAGAACTTGTGGTCGACGGGTTTCCAGTCGGGGAACACCACCGAATAGGCCTTGGCCTCGACGGTGGCCGCGACGTCGAACGAGGTCGCCACGTCTTTGAGCACGAGTTCCTGACCTGCCACGAAGTAGGGCGAGGTGTACACGGCGTCGTCGGTGAACTCCCACTCGTCGTACGACTCGCCTTCCTGCACCTTCCGCAGCACGTACTTGTCGCGGTAGCTCTCGGCCATGCGGCGGTGTTTGGCGATTCGGTCGACCAGATCCATTGCGGTCCTTATTCATTGGGGGAGTGGCAAGGCCAGGCCGGCGGCTCGTGTGGCCCGGCGCACACCACTAATATACAGACCTGTATCGCAGATTCAACGGTGAATCTTCACGGTCGGCATTACGTCATGGACCCACATTTCGGCACGGGGGAATGCCTGTTCGGGAGCCGTCGCGAAGTCAGGACCGCAGCGCTTCTTGGACGGGTTCGACGCACCGCGAAACTAGGTGCGGTTGAGGAACCCCAGCACGGTCTGCTCGAAGGCCTCCTTGGCTTCGATCATGGCCCAGTGTCCGCAGTTGGGGAACACATGCAGCTCGGCGTTCGGGATCGTCCGCATGGGGATCAGTGCCATGTCGAGCGGGCTGACCCGGTCATCGCGGCCCCAGGTCAGCAGCGTGGGGGCGGCAACCTTGTGCATCTGGGCCCAGGGCATCGGGGCATCCGACGACCGCATGGCGGCCATCATCCCCGCGAACGCCGCCTTGCCGTACATCCGCTTGGCGGCGGCCAGGGTCGTGGGGTCGGTAGCCAGCTCCCACCGCTGTTCGATGAGCTCGTCGGTGACCAGCGCCGGGTCGAACACCATCGAGTTCAGCCAGTCGATCAGGCGCTGACGGGTCGGGTCGTCGGTGAACTCCTGCAGGAGCCGGATGCCCTCGCTGGGGCCCGGGCTGAACAGGTTGGTTCCGATGCCACCGATGGTGACCAGCTTGCCGATGCGGTCCGGCCTGCGGATGGCGAAGTTGATTCCCACCCCGCCACCCATGGAGTTTCCGACGATGTGCACCCGGTCGATGTCGAGGGCATCGACGAAGGGGCCCACCACGCCCTGGGCGGTGACCATGGGGTGGCCGCCGATGTCGTCAGTGACACCGAACCCCGGGAATTCCAGGACCAGGCACCGGAATTGCTGGGCGAAGGTGGGCAGGATCCCCCGGAAATTGCGCCAGCCTGTCACTCCTGGCCCCGAGCCGTGGAGGAACAGCAGCGCCGGGCCGTCGCCGGTGTCGTAGTACCGCAACACGCCGGCGGACGTCTCGATCTCCCTCAGTTCCAGCTCGGTCATGGCAACCAACCTACGGGTGCCCGCCCGCCGGCTCCCCGGCAGTCCCGCACCGTGGAACACGATCCGGTGTCCCGCGTGGCCTCGACTCCGTCACCGCGGGGAGAGCCTGCGGTGACGGAGGCCAGAATCCGATCAGAACGTCGTCACCAATACGCGTGACTGCCTTATCTTGCGACACAGGATCTTTCGCGGTGGAGCAATACGGTGCTGATCGCCCCGCCGGACAGCGCAACCGCCCCACAGGTGAGGAGGGCGGCCACTACCGCGTACGTCGACGTTCCGTCGCGCAAATGCGCTGCGTGGCTGATGGTGCCGCACAGTGCGATGCCGATGGTAAGGCCCAGTTGGCGGGCGGCGTTGGCTGCTGCGGCGGCCACTCCGGCCCGTGCGGGCGGGACCGCCGTCGCCGCAACGGCGGGCAGAACCGGGGACACGATTGCAGCACCGATGCCGGTTCCGATCAGCATCGCGATCAGTGAAGTCCAGTGTGGGCGCAACAACAGTGCCGCACCGGGCAGACAGGCCAGTCCGGTGAGCAACGTTCCGCCACCGAGCACCCAGCTGCGCGGCGCATGGTGCAGTCGAGCGCTCAAGGTCAGCGACACCAGAACGAATGCGGCAAGTTGCAGCGTCAGCACCAGAGCCGCTTGCAGGGGTTGCATGCCGCGGCTGGACTGCAACCACTGCGACAGCGCCGGCAGTGCGGCGAAAGCCGCGAAGTAGTAAGCAAATCCGGCGATGAGTACGGCGAGGAATCCACGTGTTGCGAACAGGTCCGGCGGCAGCAGCGGATGGGCGGCGCGGCGTTGGACCGAGACGAACACGCAAACCGCGGCGAAACTCACCGCGGCGGCTCCCAGGGTCCCGGGCGAGGTCCACCCGGACTCACCGGCATTGATCACCGCGTACGTGGTCCCCGTCATCACGGTGGTGATGAGGGCTATTCCCGCGACGTCGAGTCGGGCGCGCACCGGACGCTCCCGCGACAGCGATTGCCCGCCGATGATCACGGCGACCAGACAGATGGGCAGTGCGCCGAGAAACAACCAGCGCCACGAGATGAATTGGGTGACCGCTCCGCCGGCGATCGTTCCCGTGGTGCTGCCGATCCCCGCAACTGTTCCCCAGACAGCGAATGTGATTCCGCGCGTGCGGCGTCGGTAGTGCTGGGTCAACAGCGGAACGACGGTTCCGAAGATCGCCGCACCGCCCGTGCCCTGGACGACGCGCGCCGCGACCAGGAGGCCGCCGCGCACCCCGCCGATGCCACTCCGAACACGATCAGACCGACCAAGAAGAGCCGCCGGTGTCCCCACCGATCTCCCAGGGTTCCCATGGCCATCACGAGCGCGGCCAGCGCCAGGGTGTACCCGTCGATAATCCATTGGGCTGTTGCGAATCCGGCACCCAGCCTGCTCGCGACATTCCCCGCGCTGACCGTCACGACGGTGGTGAACGCGAGTAACAGGAAGGTCGCCAGGCAACAGGTCACCAACGGGCGCCAATCGCTGCCTTGCTCGGGTGAAGGGTCGTGAACCGGGGCGGACCCGGGGGAGTTCAAGGACATGGTCCGACCCTGATGTAATGGTCTTGTGCGTGTAAACCATTACATCGAGCCGCTGCTGCGGAACGTGACCGATCTGGTCAATCGCCCCGCGTCCACACCGGCCGACCTGGAACAGCGCTGGACGGCTCGCGACATGCCCATCCACTGCCGCGTCACGCGTGCCGACGTACGAGAGGTAAGGGATTTCCTGGAACTCTGGACGGATGTCGTCGACGCCGGCACCGAACAGAGTCGGGTCACGGTTCTCAATCAGTTACTGGCGCGCTTCGCCACCAGCCCGTCGATCACAGATCACGACGGCAGCGGCTGGCATCTGCACTACCGCGACGCTGACGCCGGCTTCGCCGCCACGCTGGCCGGCGCCACGAGTGCCGCGGCCGCCCACTTCCTCACCGAACGCGGGATGCACCGTATCCGGCGTTGCGCCCGCCAAGGATGCGCCTTGGCATTCGTCGACTTCACCCGACCGGGTACACAGAAGTACTGCAGTCACGGTTGCGCCAATCGCGACGCCGTCAGGCGGCACCGAGCCATGTCTGCCCGTTAGCGACTGACTGGAGCACGTGTCGGGCCCGGTTCGTATATTGGGTGATAGAGCGTACGATCCGTGCGCTCGGGCAACACTGGGAAGACCGCAGATGTGACTACGTCACCGGCACCCGCATCACGCCCACGTTCCGGCGTGACGACGGATCCTGCCGGGACCGGTACACAGCGCAGGCTGCCGCTGCGAATCCTGCTCGGCGTGGTGGTACTGACCCTCGCGGGTAGCGGGGCAGCACTGGTTCTCGATCACAACACGGGCCAGATCGGTCACGAGTCAGCGCTGATGGGGCTGGTCGCGGTGTCGTTGGCCGCGACGATTCTGCTGCACGGTCTGCTCCTCGGACGCCCGCTGACCGTGGCCCATGGTGCCACCGCCGCGGCGGCCCTGTTGCTGGCGACATTCGCGGTGGTGCTCGGCCACCCGGCTGACGCGTGGATCTGTCTCGTCCTCTCGGCCGCCATGCTGATCAGGCCGCGGGGGTCGACGGCGCAACCCGGTGCGTTACGTGCGGTGGCATCTCTGGTCGACCGCACCCGGGGCGATCCGCTGGCGCCGTTCGCGATGGCCGCGGGCAAAAGTTACGTGTTCTCGGCCGACGGCACCGCCGCACTCGCCTTTCGGACGGTGGCCGGGTTTGCGGTGGCCAGCGGTGATCCGATCGGAGACCCGACCCGTTACCCGGAGGTCGTCACCGCATTCGGCGGCCTGTGTCGAGCGCAGGGCTGGCGCATCCTGGTGCTGGGCGCGTCCGAACGGCGGGTGATGTTGTGGCGCGACCGTGCCGTGACCGGCACCGCCCTGCGGGCCATCCCGATCGGACGTGACGTCGTGGTGGAGGTGAACGGGTTCGACCTGGCCGGTCGGTCCAAGCGCAACCTCCGGCAGGCGGCGCAGCGAACGCGCAACGTCGGCGTGACGACCGAGGTGGTCGCCGAGTCCGGTGTGAACGATGCGCTCCGGGCCGAACTCCTCGACGTGATGCGCGAGTCGGGAAAGGCAGTCGGTCGTGAGCGAGGGTTCTCGATGATGCTCGGCGACACCTTGTCCGGCCGCTGTCCCGGCGTGTGGCTGATCTACGCGCGGGACCGTGCGGGACGGATTCAGGCCTTTCAGCGTTACGTCGCCGCCGGTGGCGGTGCCGAATTGAGCCTTGACCTGCCGTGGCGACGGCTGAGCGCACCGAATGGGATCGACGAACGGCTCACTGTGGACATGATCGGCTGGGCCCGATCGCACGGCGGCGAGCGTGTCTCGCTGGCCTTTGCGCCGTTTCCCGATCTGTTCCGCAGTGACCGCAGCGGTGAGGTACCCGTGCGGGCGCTGCGGACCATCGCTCATGCCGGCGATCGGCTCATCAAACTGGAGTCGCTGTATAGATACGTCCGCAAGTTCGACGCGATGGGCGAGCAGCGGTATGTGCTGCTGCCGCTGGTCGACCTGCTTCCAGCGGCGGCGGTGTTGGTGACGCTCGAGCTCGCTCCACACCGCCCGGTGCCGTGACCAGCTGATTTCGCCGGGGCGATGTCGGTATTCTGGATCGGGATGTTGTCGCGAATGCTCTCCAGTCTGATCCGGGTCCGAGTCACCCTGGTCTACGCGGCGGCGCTGTTCGTAATCGCGTCCCTGCTGCTGATCCTGGGGCCCAGGGTGCAGGACAGTGTGGTCGGTCATCTGAGTACCAACCTGGAGAACCTTGGGCAGGGCCATCTGGGAACGCTGGTGGGCAGCGCGTTCGTCACCGCCGAGGGATACACCTATCTCCTGCTGCCGGGCCTGGTGTGTCTGCTGGCGTTGGCGGAGCTGCTGTGGTGCAGCAGGCGGTTGATCCAGGCCTTCGCCCTGGGGCATGTCGGGGCCACCCTGATCGTGGCCGCCGGGCTGGCCGCCGCGATCAGACTCGGCTGGTTGCCGATCTCTGTCGCGCACGCGAAAGACGTGGGGCTGAGCTACGGCGCGATCGCCGTCCTCGGCACGCTCACCGCGGCCATTCCGACGCGGTGGCGCCCGGCATGGATCGGTGGATGGGTGACAATTGCCCTGGTGGTGGCGGTCTCGGGGACCGATTTCACCGCCATTGGACATGCCATTGCGCTGATTCTCGGGATCCTGCTGTCGACCCGATTCAGCACCGGCTCGGACTGGACGCCGGCCCGGCGGGTACTGCTGGGAATCGGTATCGGGTTCGGACTGCTGCTCCTCGTCGGAGTGTCCCTGCCCGCGGCGCCGATTGCGCTTCCCGCGGGTCTTGCGGTCGCCGGGATCGCGACTTGGGCTTGGTGGCGGTGGCTCGGAGCGCCGAAGGTCGGCGAACCCAGCCTGACTACAGTGTCGGCATGACGCTGCACGCCGACGCTGCCCATCCGGATCTGGTTTCCGTCGGGGTACCGACGCACTGGTACAACCTGGCAGCCGAGCTGGACCAGCCGATCCCGCCCCATCTGCACCCGGGAACCAAGGAACCGGTCGGCCCCGACGACCTCGCGGCGCTCTTCCCGAGCGGATTGATCGCTCAGGAGGTATCCACCGAGCCCTACATCGAGATCCCGGAGGTGGTGCGCGACATCTACTCGATGTGGCGCCCGGCGCCGCTGATCCGGGCCCGCCGGTTCGAGCAGGCGCTCAACACCGGTGCCCACATCTACGTCAAGTACGAGGGTGTCAGCCCGGTCGGCAGCCACAAGACCAATTCTGCTGTGGCGCAGGCCTATTACAACAGCGTCGACGGGGTCCGGAGGCTGACCACCGAGACAGGTGCCGGGCAGTGGGGTAGTGCCCTGTCCTTCGCCGGAGCACAGTTCGGCCTCGAGGTCGAGGTATGGCAGGTCCGCGCGTCCTATGAGTCGAAGCCCTACCGCGGTCACCTCATTCGCACGTACGGCGGCACCGTGCACTCAAGCCCGTCAAATCTCACCGAGTCGGGACGCGCGATCCTCGCGGCCCACCCGGACACCACCGGCAGTCTCGGGATGGCGGTGAGTGAGGCCGTCGAGGTGGCGGCTGCCAACGCGGACACCCGCTATGCGCTGGGCAGCGTGCTCAACCACGTCGTCCTCCATCAGAGCGTGATCGGGCTCGAGGCCGTCGCGCAGCTCGCCGCTGTCGAGCCGGATGGTGCCGACGTCGTCTTCGGCTGTGCCGGTGGTGGTTCCAACCTCGCCGGCCTCGCATTCCCGTTCCTGCGCGAGAAGATTCATGGACGATCGAACCCGAAGGTGATCGCCGCGGAGCCCGCTGCGTGTCCGTCGATCACACAGGGGGAGTACCGCTACGACCACGGCGACGTCGCGGGACTGACCCCACTGCTCAAGATGCACACGCTCGGAATGGATTTCGTGCCAGATCCCATCCATGCGGGTGGCCTGCGCTACCACGGGATGGCCCCGGCGCTCAGTCATACCGTCGAACTGGGACTGGTCGAGGGCATTGCCGTCGGGCAGCACGATGCTTTCTCCGCGGGCGTCCTGTTCGCGCGAACCCAGGGCATCGTGCCCGCACCCGAGTCCACTCACGCCATCGCGGCCGCCGCCGCGCACGTGGCCGACGACCCGAACGAGCAGGTGGTCGTGATCGGACTCTCGGGTCACGGTCAACTCGATCTGCCGGCGTACGCGGAATTCCTGGACGGGAACTTCTGAGCCCGGCCTACGACCGGACGGCGATGAAGGACGCAACGAATCCGGCCTCGGCCTGACCGTTGGAGTGCGCCACGGTGCGGATCACCGATCCGGTGATCGCCGGCACCTGGTTGACTCCGTGCGGCCACGACGGAGTCAGATAACCGAGGTAGTCGTAGACCCAGGTTTCGCCCCCGATTTCCCCCACCCCCTGAAGACGGCACGCGAACGGATTCCCGTAGGACGCCGCACCTTTGATCTCGAGTTGCCAACCGGTGCCGCCGAGCGTCCCGGCCAGCTGGCCGAAGCTCGGAGAGTGCAGCGTCAACGTGCCCGCGCCGAACCTCAGGTCGTTGAAATCCACGTCGAGGTCAGGGTTGTCGACGAAGCTGCGGTAGCTCCAAGTACCGGTGAACGATTCGGTGTCCATGGTTCGTCTCCTCCTGGTGATCTGCCGGCGCGCGGCCATCCAGAGTCGCTTGCAGTCAACGTCGCACGACGTGGCCGGCGGACACACGAGTAGTCGGCTACGCGATCTGGCGGTGTGACCACTGACCTGCTGCGTTGCGCTCACACCAAATCCGGTGCAGCAAACCGGCCCGGCGGATTAGGCTCCAGTCATCCACTGGCGACGAACTGTGGGGGCAGCATCGATACGGTGACCGCGGGCCAGGCCGCATCAGCCCCGTTGTCGGAGCTGATGTCGACGCTGCATACCCAATCTGAGGGGTTGTCGTCGGCGGAGGCATCCGCACGTCTGTCCCAGCACGGGCCGAACATCATTCGCACGCATCGGGTCAGTGCCTGGGCGGTGCTCAGGCGGCAACTGAACAATGCTGTGCTGATCCTGCTGGCCGTGACCGCCGTGGCCTCGGCCTTTCTCGGCGACGCCACGCAGTCGATCATCATCGGAATCATCCTGGTGATCAGCATCGGGCTCGGGTTCGTCAATGAGTACCGGGCAGAACGGGCCACCGAAGCCCTGCATTCGCGGGTGCAGCACACCGCGGTCGCACGCCGTGACGGGAAGGCCGTCAAGGTTGGTGTGACCGAGTTGGTGCCCGGCGACGTCATCCAACTCACGCTGGGCGAGGCGGTGCCCGCTGATGTCCGGCTGTTCGACGTCACCGGTCTGGAGTGCAACGAAGGCATTCTGACCGGCGAGTCGATGACCGCGGAGAAGTCGGTCGATGTGGTGGCGATGGACACCGCACTGGCCGATGCAACGGATCTTGCCTTCATGGGCACCATCGTCAGCGCGGGCACCGGCATCGGTGTCGTGTATGCGACCGGCGCTGACGCTGAGTTCGGCCGGATCGCGGTCGGCCTGAGCCAGAATGCGCCGGAAACCGACTTCCAAGCAGGTCTGCGGAAGTTCTCCTATCTGCTGCTCTACGTCGCGTTGACCCTGACCGTGTTCATCCTGCTGGCCAACGTGATGCTGCGCCGGCCGGTCATCGAATCCGTACTGTTCGCGCTGGCCATCGCGGTCGGCATCACCCCGCAGCTGCTGCCGGCCGTGGTCAGCAGCAGCCTCGCCTCCGGGTCGCGGGAACTGGCCAAACGCAAGGTCTTGGTCAAACGATTGGTGAGCATCGAGGATCTCGGTGACATCGATGTCCTGATCACCGACAAGACCGGAACTTTGACCGACGGCCGCATCAGCTTCATCGATGCCGTTGACGCCGCGGGTATCCATTCCGGAGATGTGCTGCGTGATGGGTTGCTGGCGACCGACGTGGACCCGGCGACCGGGGGAGCCAGCGGCAACGAGATGGATGCCGCACTGTGGCAGGCGGACGGTGTC includes these proteins:
- a CDS encoding bifunctional lysylphosphatidylglycerol flippase/synthetase MprF produces the protein MTTDPAGTGTQRRLPLRILLGVVVLTLAGSGAALVLDHNTGQIGHESALMGLVAVSLAATILLHGLLLGRPLTVAHGATAAAALLLATFAVVLGHPADAWICLVLSAAMLIRPRGSTAQPGALRAVASLVDRTRGDPLAPFAMAAGKSYVFSADGTAALAFRTVAGFAVASGDPIGDPTRYPEVVTAFGGLCRAQGWRILVLGASERRVMLWRDRAVTGTALRAIPIGRDVVVEVNGFDLAGRSKRNLRQAAQRTRNVGVTTEVVAESGVNDALRAELLDVMRESGKAVGRERGFSMMLGDTLSGRCPGVWLIYARDRAGRIQAFQRYVAAGGGAELSLDLPWRRLSAPNGIDERLTVDMIGWARSHGGERVSLAFAPFPDLFRSDRSGEVPVRALRTIAHAGDRLIKLESLYRYVRKFDAMGEQRYVLLPLVDLLPAAAVLVTLELAPHRPVP
- a CDS encoding alpha/beta fold hydrolase; protein product: MTELELREIETSAGVLRYYDTGDGPALLFLHGSGPGVTGWRNFRGILPTFAQQFRCLVLEFPGFGVTDDIGGHPMVTAQGVVGPFVDALDIDRVHIVGNSMGGGVGINFAIRRPDRIGKLVTIGGIGTNLFSPGPSEGIRLLQEFTDDPTRQRLIDWLNSMVFDPALVTDELIEQRWELATDPTTLAAAKRMYGKAAFAGMMAAMRSSDAPMPWAQMHKVAAPTLLTWGRDDRVSPLDMALIPMRTIPNAELHVFPNCGHWAMIEAKEAFEQTVLGFLNRT
- a CDS encoding MFS transporter, with the translated sequence MTGTTYAVINAGESGWTSPGTLGAAAVSFAAVCVFVSVQRRAAHPLLPPDLFATRGFLAVLIAGFAYYFAAFAALPALSQWLQSSRGMQPLQAALVLTLQLAAFVLVSLTLSARLHHAPRSWVLGGGTLLTGLACLPGAALLLRPHWTSLIAMLIGTGIGAAIVSPVLPAVAATAVPPARAGVAAAAANAARQLGLTIGIALCGTISHAAHLRDGTSTYAVVAALLTCGAVALSGGAISTVLLHRERSCVAR
- a CDS encoding rhomboid-like protein, with the protein product MLSSLIRVRVTLVYAAALFVIASLLLILGPRVQDSVVGHLSTNLENLGQGHLGTLVGSAFVTAEGYTYLLLPGLVCLLALAELLWCSRRLIQAFALGHVGATLIVAAGLAAAIRLGWLPISVAHAKDVGLSYGAIAVLGTLTAAIPTRWRPAWIGGWVTIALVVAVSGTDFTAIGHAIALILGILLSTRFSTGSDWTPARRVLLGIGIGFGLLLLVGVSLPAAPIALPAGLAVAGIATWAWWRWLGAPKVGEPSLTTVSA
- a CDS encoding CGNR zinc finger domain-containing protein, with translation MRVNHYIEPLLRNVTDLVNRPASTPADLEQRWTARDMPIHCRVTRADVREVRDFLELWTDVVDAGTEQSRVTVLNQLLARFATSPSITDHDGSGWHLHYRDADAGFAATLAGATSAAAAHFLTERGMHRIRRCARQGCALAFVDFTRPGTQKYCSHGCANRDAVRRHRAMSAR
- a CDS encoding TrpB-like pyridoxal phosphate-dependent enzyme is translated as MTLHADAAHPDLVSVGVPTHWYNLAAELDQPIPPHLHPGTKEPVGPDDLAALFPSGLIAQEVSTEPYIEIPEVVRDIYSMWRPAPLIRARRFEQALNTGAHIYVKYEGVSPVGSHKTNSAVAQAYYNSVDGVRRLTTETGAGQWGSALSFAGAQFGLEVEVWQVRASYESKPYRGHLIRTYGGTVHSSPSNLTESGRAILAAHPDTTGSLGMAVSEAVEVAAANADTRYALGSVLNHVVLHQSVIGLEAVAQLAAVEPDGADVVFGCAGGGSNLAGLAFPFLREKIHGRSNPKVIAAEPAACPSITQGEYRYDHGDVAGLTPLLKMHTLGMDFVPDPIHAGGLRYHGMAPALSHTVELGLVEGIAVGQHDAFSAGVLFARTQGIVPAPESTHAIAAAAAHVADDPNEQVVVIGLSGHGQLDLPAYAEFLDGNF